One Leopardus geoffroyi isolate Oge1 chromosome C1, O.geoffroyi_Oge1_pat1.0, whole genome shotgun sequence DNA segment encodes these proteins:
- the CNPPD1 gene encoding protein CNPPD1 isoform X1 produces MLRRAAGGGAMDLAGLLLDEEGTFSLTGFQDFSFLPGHQKLSARIRRRLYYGWDWEADCSLEELSSPVADIAVELLQKAAPSPIRRLQKKYVAHVSREACISPCAMMLALVYIERLRHRNPDYLQHVSSSDLFLISMMVASKYLYDEGEEEEVFNDEWGAAGGVAVPTLNALERGFLNAMDWRLYTDPREIFEVLSWLESCVAEQQGRRRGWYTYTDLCVLLEQPAWQLALGSLCQRLAKLSCLLAMAYVSSVALAVASLAVIHQSLGLPCSPSPGPPDLGLASRCLLEPCIPSPVPQCLPCPVNVSSCLDGDTGLRSLWGSLLASLTPPPLPPPDPPAPPTLFHNCPLCQKLQRDSPSCHTCHHSNHTVSTGSPSPGYHSRGLAPPWLWSPMPPLLPPPQQCSLFSVMELARLKSFIFPG; encoded by the exons ATGCTGCGCAG GGCGGCAGGTGGCGGCGCGATGGACTTGGCCGGGCTCCTGCTGGACGAAGAAGGCACCTTCTCCCTCACGGGCTTCCAGGACTTCTCG TTCCTCCCTGGACACCAGAAGCTCAGCGCTCGGATCCGAAGGAGACTCTACTATGGCTGGGACTGGGAAGCTGACTGCAGCTTGGAGGAACTCTCCAGCCCCGTGGCAG ACATTGCTGTGGAACTGCTCCAGAAGGCAGCCCCCAGCCCTATTCGCCGGCTCCAGAAGAAATATGTAGCTCATGTGTCCCG GGAGGCGTGCATCTCCCCGTGTGCTATGATGCTTGCTCTGGTGTACATTGAACGGCTCCGCCATCGAAACCCAGACTACCTACAGCACGTGTCGTCCTCTGACTTGTTCCTGATCTCCATG ATGGTGGCCAGTAAGTACCTCTATgatgaaggggaggaggaggaggtcttCAATGATGAATGGGGAGCTGCAGGGGGTGTGGCCGTGCCCACTCTCAATGCCCTGGAGAGGGGCTTCCTGAATGCCATG GATTGGCGTCTTTACACTGACCCTCGGGAGATCTTTGAGGTGCTGAGCTGGCTGGAGAGCTG TGTGGCTGAGCAGCAGGGACGGCGGCGGGGCTGGTACACCTACACAGACCTGTGTGTGCTGCTGGAGCAGCCGGCCTGGCAGTTGGCCCTGGGCTCCCTCTGCCAGCGGCTGGCAAAG CTGTCTTGCCTGTTAGCTATGGCATATGTGAGCAGTGTGGCCTTGGCTGTGGCATCACTGGCTGTAATTCACCAGTCCTTGGGGCTGCCCTGCAGCCCCTCGCCCGGCCCCCCGGACCTTGGACTGGCCTCCAGGTGCCTCTTGGAACCCTGCATACCTTCTCCCGTGCCACAGTGCCTGCCATGTCCTGTTAACGTCTCCAGCTGCCTGGATGGTGACACAGGGCTGCGTTCACTCTGGGGCAGTCTTCTGGCTTCACTGACTCCTCCACCATTGCCTCCCCCagaccctcctgccccccccacTCTTTTCCATAACTGTCCCCTTTGCCAGAAGCTCCAGAGAGACTCCCCAAGCTGCCACACCTGCCACCATTCCAACCATACTGTCTCCACTGGGTCTCCCAGCCCTGGGTACCACTCCCGTGGCCTGGCTCCACCCTGGCTCTGGAGTCCAAtgccccccctgctccccccgccccagcagtGTTCCCTTTTCAGTGTCATGGAGCTAGCCCGTCTCAAGTCTTTCATTTTCCCGGGCTAG
- the CNPPD1 gene encoding protein CNPPD1 isoform X2 produces MDLAGLLLDEEGTFSLTGFQDFSFLPGHQKLSARIRRRLYYGWDWEADCSLEELSSPVADIAVELLQKAAPSPIRRLQKKYVAHVSREACISPCAMMLALVYIERLRHRNPDYLQHVSSSDLFLISMMVASKYLYDEGEEEEVFNDEWGAAGGVAVPTLNALERGFLNAMDWRLYTDPREIFEVLSWLESCVAEQQGRRRGWYTYTDLCVLLEQPAWQLALGSLCQRLAKLSCLLAMAYVSSVALAVASLAVIHQSLGLPCSPSPGPPDLGLASRCLLEPCIPSPVPQCLPCPVNVSSCLDGDTGLRSLWGSLLASLTPPPLPPPDPPAPPTLFHNCPLCQKLQRDSPSCHTCHHSNHTVSTGSPSPGYHSRGLAPPWLWSPMPPLLPPPQQCSLFSVMELARLKSFIFPG; encoded by the exons ATGGACTTGGCCGGGCTCCTGCTGGACGAAGAAGGCACCTTCTCCCTCACGGGCTTCCAGGACTTCTCG TTCCTCCCTGGACACCAGAAGCTCAGCGCTCGGATCCGAAGGAGACTCTACTATGGCTGGGACTGGGAAGCTGACTGCAGCTTGGAGGAACTCTCCAGCCCCGTGGCAG ACATTGCTGTGGAACTGCTCCAGAAGGCAGCCCCCAGCCCTATTCGCCGGCTCCAGAAGAAATATGTAGCTCATGTGTCCCG GGAGGCGTGCATCTCCCCGTGTGCTATGATGCTTGCTCTGGTGTACATTGAACGGCTCCGCCATCGAAACCCAGACTACCTACAGCACGTGTCGTCCTCTGACTTGTTCCTGATCTCCATG ATGGTGGCCAGTAAGTACCTCTATgatgaaggggaggaggaggaggtcttCAATGATGAATGGGGAGCTGCAGGGGGTGTGGCCGTGCCCACTCTCAATGCCCTGGAGAGGGGCTTCCTGAATGCCATG GATTGGCGTCTTTACACTGACCCTCGGGAGATCTTTGAGGTGCTGAGCTGGCTGGAGAGCTG TGTGGCTGAGCAGCAGGGACGGCGGCGGGGCTGGTACACCTACACAGACCTGTGTGTGCTGCTGGAGCAGCCGGCCTGGCAGTTGGCCCTGGGCTCCCTCTGCCAGCGGCTGGCAAAG CTGTCTTGCCTGTTAGCTATGGCATATGTGAGCAGTGTGGCCTTGGCTGTGGCATCACTGGCTGTAATTCACCAGTCCTTGGGGCTGCCCTGCAGCCCCTCGCCCGGCCCCCCGGACCTTGGACTGGCCTCCAGGTGCCTCTTGGAACCCTGCATACCTTCTCCCGTGCCACAGTGCCTGCCATGTCCTGTTAACGTCTCCAGCTGCCTGGATGGTGACACAGGGCTGCGTTCACTCTGGGGCAGTCTTCTGGCTTCACTGACTCCTCCACCATTGCCTCCCCCagaccctcctgccccccccacTCTTTTCCATAACTGTCCCCTTTGCCAGAAGCTCCAGAGAGACTCCCCAAGCTGCCACACCTGCCACCATTCCAACCATACTGTCTCCACTGGGTCTCCCAGCCCTGGGTACCACTCCCGTGGCCTGGCTCCACCCTGGCTCTGGAGTCCAAtgccccccctgctccccccgccccagcagtGTTCCCTTTTCAGTGTCATGGAGCTAGCCCGTCTCAAGTCTTTCATTTTCCCGGGCTAG